The Oncorhynchus keta strain PuntledgeMale-10-30-2019 chromosome 17, Oket_V2, whole genome shotgun sequence genome has a window encoding:
- the LOC127908184 gene encoding uncharacterized protein LOC127908184 isoform X3 — protein sequence MRRIQQVYKYNLAVKCRIQQVYKYNLAVKCRIQQVYKYNLAVKCRIQQVYKYNLAVKCRIQQVYKYNLAVKCRKQQVYKYNLAVKCRIQQVYKYNLAVKCRKQQVYKYNLAVKCRIQQVYKYNLAVKCRKQQVYKYNLAVKCRIQQVYKYNLAVKCRKQQVYKYNLAVKCRIQQVYKYNLAVKCRKQQVYKYNLAVKCRKQQVYKYNLAVKCRIQQVYKYNLAVKCRIQQVYKYNLAVKCRIQQVYKYNLAVKCRIQQVYKYNLAVKCRKQQVYKYNLAVKCRIQQVYKYNLAVKCRIQQVYKYNLAVKCRKQQVYKYNLAVKCRIQQVYKYNLAVKCRIQQVYKYNLAVKCRIQQVYKYNLAVKCRIQQVYKYNLAVKCRKQQVYKYNLAVKCRIQQVYKYNLAVKCRIQQVYKYNLAVKCRKQQVYKYNRYTNTTSIQIQQVYKYNRYTNTTGIQIQQVYKYNLAVKCRIQQVYKYNRYTNTTGIQIQPCSEMPKTTGIQIQPCSEIPNTTGIQIQQVYKYNRYTNTTGIQIQPCSEMPKTTGIQIQPCSEMPKTTGIQIQPCSEMPNTTGIQIQPCSEMLSKKYKTKCN from the exons atgcgccgaatacaacag gtatacaaatacaaccttgcagtgaaatgccgaatacaacaggtatacaaatacaaccttgcagtgaaatgccgaatacaacaggtatacaaatacaaccttgcagtgaaatgccgaatacaacag gtatacaaatacaaccttgcagtgaaatgccgaatacaacaggtatacaaatacaaccttgcagtgaaatgccgaaAACAACAAGTATACAAATacaaccttgcagtgaaatgccgaatacaacaagtataCAAATacaaccttgcagtgaaatgccgaaAACAACAGGTATACAAATacaaccttgcagtgaaatgccgaatacaacaggtatacaaatacaaccttgcagtgaaatgccgaaAACAACAGGTATACAAATacaaccttgcagtgaaatgccgaatacaacaggtatacaaatacaaccttgcagtgaaatgccgaaAACAACAAGTATACAAATacaaccttgcagtgaaatgccgaatacaacaagtataCAAATacaaccttgcagtgaaatgccgaaAACAACAG gtatacaaatacaaccttgcagtgaaatgccgaaAACAACAA gtatacaaatacaaccttgcagtgaaatgccgaatacaacaggtatacaaatacaaccttgcagtgaaatgccgaatacaacaagtataCAAATacaaccttgcagtgaaatgccgaatacaacaagtataCAAATacaaccttgcagtgaaatgccgaatacaacaagtataCAAATacaaccttgcagtgaaatgccgaaAACAACAGGTATACAAATacaaccttgcagtgaaatgccgaatacaacaagtataCAAATacaaccttgcagtgaaatgccgaatacaacaggtatacaaatacaaccttgcagtgaaatgccgaaAACAACAA gtatacaaatacaaccttgcagtgaaatgccgaatacaacaagtataCAAATacaaccttgcagtgaaatgccgaatacaacaggtatacaaatacaaccttgcagtgaaatgccgaatacaacaggtatacaaatacaaccttgcagtgaaatgccgaatacaacaggtatacaaatacaaccttgcagtgaaatgccgaaAACAACAA GTATACAAATacaaccttgcagtgaaatgccgaatacaacaggtatacaaatacaaccttgcagtgaaatgccgaatacaacaagtataCAAATacaaccttgcagtgaaatgccgaaAACAACAG gtatacaaatacaacaggtatacaaaTACAACAAGTAtacaaatacaacaggtatacaaatacaacaggtatacaaatacaacaggtatacaaatacaacaggtatacaaatacaaccttgcagtgaaatgccgaatacaacaggtatacaaatacaacag gtatacaaatacaacaggtatacaaatacaaccttgcagtgaaatgccgaaAACAACAGGTATACAAATACAACCTTGCAGTGAAataccgaatacaacaggtatacaaatacaacaggtatacaaatacaacaggtatacaaatacaacaggtatacaaatacaaccttgcagtgaaatgccgaaAACAACAGGTATACAAATacaaccttgcagtgaaatgccgaaAACAACAGGTATACAAATacaaccttgcagtgaaatgccgaatacaacaggtatacaaatacaaccttgcagtgaaatgcttagtaaAAAGTACAAGACAAAATGTAACTGA
- the LOC127908184 gene encoding uncharacterized protein LOC127908184 isoform X22 — MRRIQQVYKYNLAVKCRIQQVYKYNLAVKCRIQQVYKYNLAVKCRIQQVYKYNLAVKCRIQQVYKYNLAVKCRKQQVYKYNLAVKCRIQQVYKYNLAVKCRKQQVYKYNLAVKCRIQQVYKYNLAVKCRKQQVYKYNLAVKCRIQQVYKYNLAVKCRKQQVYKYNLAVKCRIQQVYKYNLAVKCRKQQVYKYNLAVKCRKQQVYKYNLAVKCRIQQVYKYNLAVKCRIQQVYKYNLAVKCRIQQVYKYNLAVKCRIQQVYKYNLAVKCRKQQVYKYNLAVKCRIQQVYKYNLAVKCRIQQVYKYNLAVKCRKQQVYKYNLAVKCRIQQVYKYNLAVKCRKQQVYKYNLAVKCRIQQVYKYNRYTNTTGIQIQPCSEMPKTTGIQIQPCSEIPNTTGIQIQQVYKYNRYTNTTGIQIQPCSEMPKTTGIQIQPCSEMPKTTGIQIQPCSEMPNTTGIQIQPCSEMLSKKYKTKCN, encoded by the exons atgcgccgaatacaacag gtatacaaatacaaccttgcagtgaaatgccgaatacaacaggtatacaaatacaaccttgcagtgaaatgccgaatacaacaggtatacaaatacaaccttgcagtgaaatgccgaatacaacag gtatacaaatacaaccttgcagtgaaatgccgaatacaacaggtatacaaatacaaccttgcagtgaaatgccgaaAACAACAAGTATACAAATacaaccttgcagtgaaatgccgaatacaacaagtataCAAATacaaccttgcagtgaaatgccgaaAACAACAGGTATACAAATacaaccttgcagtgaaatgccgaatacaacaggtatacaaatacaaccttgcagtgaaatgccgaaAACAACAGGTATACAAATacaaccttgcagtgaaatgccgaatacaacaggtatacaaatacaaccttgcagtgaaatgccgaaAACAACAAGTATACAAATacaaccttgcagtgaaatgccgaatacaacaagtataCAAATacaaccttgcagtgaaatgccgaaAACAACAG gtatacaaatacaaccttgcagtgaaatgccgaaAACAACAA gtatacaaatacaaccttgcagtgaaatgccgaatacaacaggtatacaaatacaaccttgcagtgaaatgccgaatacaacaagtataCAAATacaaccttgcagtgaaatgccgaatacaacaagtataCAAATacaaccttgcagtgaaatgccgaatacaacaagtataCAAATacaaccttgcagtgaaatgccgaaAACAACAGGTATACAAATacaaccttgcagtgaaatgccgaatacaacaagtataCAAATacaaccttgcagtgaaatgccgaatacaacaggtatacaaatacaaccttgcagtgaaatgccgaaAACAACAA gtatacaaatacaaccttgcagtgaaatgccgaatacaacaagtataCAAATacaaccttgcagtgaaatgccgaaAACAACAGGTATACAAATacaaccttgcagtgaaatgccgaatacaacaggtatacaaatacaacag gtatacaaatacaacaggtatacaaatacaaccttgcagtgaaatgccgaaAACAACAGGTATACAAATACAACCTTGCAGTGAAataccgaatacaacaggtatacaaatacaacaggtatacaaatacaacaggtatacaaatacaacaggtatacaaatacaaccttgcagtgaaatgccgaaAACAACAGGTATACAAATacaaccttgcagtgaaatgccgaaAACAACAGGTATACAAATacaaccttgcagtgaaatgccgaatacaacaggtatacaaatacaaccttgcagtgaaatgcttagtaaAAAGTACAAGACAAAATGTAACTGA
- the LOC127908184 gene encoding uncharacterized protein LOC127908184 isoform X25: MRRIQQVYKYNLAVKCRIQQVYKYNLAVKCRIQQVYKYNLAVKCRIQQVYKYNLAVKCRIQQVYKYNLAVKCRKQQVYKYNLAVKCRIQQVYKYNLAVKCRKQQVYKYNLAVKCRIQQVYKYNLAVKCRKQQVYKYNLAVKCRIQQVYKYNLAVKCRKQQVYKYNLAVKCRIQQVYKYNLAVKCRKQQVYKYNLAVKCRKQQVYKYNLAVKCRIQQVYKYNLAVKCRIQQVYKYNLAVKCRIQQVYKYNLAVKCRIQQVYKYNLAVKCRKQQVYKYNLAVKCRIQQVYKYNLAVKCRIQQVYKYNLAVKCRKQQVYKYNLAVKCRIQQVYKYNRYTNTTGIQIQPCSEMPKTTGIQIQPCSEIPNTTGIQIQQVYKYNRYTNTTGIQIQPCSEMPKTTGIQIQPCSEMPKTTGIQIQPCSEMPNTTGIQIQPCSEMLSKKYKTKCN, encoded by the exons atgcgccgaatacaacag gtatacaaatacaaccttgcagtgaaatgccgaatacaacaggtatacaaatacaaccttgcagtgaaatgccgaatacaacaggtatacaaatacaaccttgcagtgaaatgccgaatacaacag gtatacaaatacaaccttgcagtgaaatgccgaatacaacaggtatacaaatacaaccttgcagtgaaatgccgaaAACAACAAGTATACAAATacaaccttgcagtgaaatgccgaatacaacaagtataCAAATacaaccttgcagtgaaatgccgaaAACAACAGGTATACAAATacaaccttgcagtgaaatgccgaatacaacaggtatacaaatacaaccttgcagtgaaatgccgaaAACAACAGGTATACAAATacaaccttgcagtgaaatgccgaatacaacaggtatacaaatacaaccttgcagtgaaatgccgaaAACAACAAGTATACAAATacaaccttgcagtgaaatgccgaatacaacaagtataCAAATacaaccttgcagtgaaatgccgaaAACAACAG gtatacaaatacaaccttgcagtgaaatgccgaaAACAACAA gtatacaaatacaaccttgcagtgaaatgccgaatacaacaggtatacaaatacaaccttgcagtgaaatgccgaatacaacaagtataCAAATacaaccttgcagtgaaatgccgaatacaacaagtataCAAATacaaccttgcagtgaaatgccgaatacaacaagtataCAAATacaaccttgcagtgaaatgccgaaAACAACAGGTATACAAATacaaccttgcagtgaaatgccgaatacaacaa gtatacaaatacaaccttgcagtgaaatgccgaatacaacaagtataCAAATacaaccttgcagtgaaatgccgaaAACAACAGGTATACAAATacaaccttgcagtgaaatgccgaatacaacaggtatacaaatacaacag gtatacaaatacaacaggtatacaaatacaaccttgcagtgaaatgccgaaAACAACAGGTATACAAATACAACCTTGCAGTGAAataccgaatacaacaggtatacaaatacaacaggtatacaaatacaacaggtatacaaatacaacaggtatacaaatacaaccttgcagtgaaatgccgaaAACAACAGGTATACAAATacaaccttgcagtgaaatgccgaaAACAACAGGTATACAAATacaaccttgcagtgaaatgccgaatacaacaggtatacaaatacaaccttgcagtgaaatgcttagtaaAAAGTACAAGACAAAATGTAACTGA
- the LOC127908184 gene encoding uncharacterized protein LOC127908184 isoform X12, producing MRRIQQVYKYNLAVKCRIQQVYKYNLAVKCRIQQVYKYNLAVKCRIQQVYKYNLAVKCRIQQVYKYNLAVKCRKQQVYKYNLAVKCRIQQVYKYNLAVKCRKQQVYKYNLAVKCRIQQVYKYNLAVKCRKQQVYKYNLAVKCRIQQVYKYNLAVKCRKQQVYKYNLAVKCRIQQVYKYNLAVKCRKQQVYKYNLAVKCRKQQVYKYNLAVKCRIQQVYKYNLAVKCRIQQVYKYNLAVKCRIQQVYKYNLAVKCRIQQVYKYNLAVKCRKQQVYKYNLAVKCRKQQVYKYNLAVKCRIQQVYKYNLAVKCRIQQVYKYNLAVKCRIQQVYKYNLAVKCRKQQVYKYNLAVKCRIQQVYKYNRYTNTTGIQIQQVYKYNLAVKCRIQQVYKYNRYTNTTGIQIQPCSEMPNTTGIQIQQVYKYNLAVKCRKQQVYKYNLAVKYRIQQVYKYNRYTNTTGIQIQQVYKYNLAVKCRKQQVYKYNLAVKCRKQQVYKYNLAVKCRIQQVYKYNLAVKCLVKSTRQNVTDTFP from the exons atgcgccgaatacaacag gtatacaaatacaaccttgcagtgaaatgccgaatacaacaggtatacaaatacaaccttgcagtgaaatgccgaatacaacaggtatacaaatacaaccttgcagtgaaatgccgaatacaacag gtatacaaatacaaccttgcagtgaaatgccgaatacaacaggtatacaaatacaaccttgcagtgaaatgccgaaAACAACAAGTATACAAATacaaccttgcagtgaaatgccgaatacaacaagtataCAAATacaaccttgcagtgaaatgccgaaAACAACAGGTATACAAATacaaccttgcagtgaaatgccgaatacaacaggtatacaaatacaaccttgcagtgaaatgccgaaAACAACAGGTATACAAATacaaccttgcagtgaaatgccgaatacaacaggtatacaaatacaaccttgcagtgaaatgccgaaAACAACAAGTATACAAATacaaccttgcagtgaaatgccgaatacaacaagtataCAAATacaaccttgcagtgaaatgccgaaAACAACAG gtatacaaatacaaccttgcagtgaaatgccgaaAACAACAA gtatacaaatacaaccttgcagtgaaatgccgaatacaacaggtatacaaatacaaccttgcagtgaaatgccgaatacaacaagtataCAAATacaaccttgcagtgaaatgccgaatacaacaagtataCAAATacaaccttgcagtgaaatgccgaatacaacaagtataCAAATacaaccttgcagtgaaatgccgaaAACAACAG gtatacaaatacaaccttgcagtgaaatgccgaaAACAACAAGTATACAAATacaaccttgcagtgaaatgccgaatacaacaggtatacaaatacaaccttgcagtgaaatgccgaatacaacaa gtatacaaatacaaccttgcagtgaaatgccgaatacaacaagtataCAAATacaaccttgcagtgaaatgccgaaAACAACAGGTATACAAATacaaccttgcagtgaaatgccgaatacaacag gtatacaaatacaacaggtatacaaatacaacaggtatacaaatacaacaggtatacaaatacaaccttgcagtgaaatgccgaatacaacag gtatacaaatacaacaggtatacaaatacaacaggtatacaaatacaaccttgcagtgaaatgccgaatacaacaggtatacaaatacaacaggtatacaaatacaaccttgcagtgaaatgccgaaAACAACAGGTATACAAATACAACCTTGCAGTGAAataccgaatacaacaggtatacaaatacaacaggtatacaaatacaacaggtatacaaatacaacaggtatacaaatacaaccttgcagtgaaatgccgaaAACAACAGGTATACAAATacaaccttgcagtgaaatgccgaaAACAACAGGTATACAAATacaaccttgcagtgaaatgccgaatacaacaggtatacaaatacaaccttgcagtgaaatgcttagtaaAAAGTACAAGACAAAATGTAACTGACACGTTTCCCTAG
- the LOC127908184 gene encoding uncharacterized protein LOC127908184 isoform X21, translating into MRRIQQVYKYNLAVKCRIQQVYKYNLAVKCRIQQVYKYNLAVKCRIQQVYKYNLAVKCRIQQVYKYNLAVKCRKQQVYKYNLAVKCRIQQVYKYNLAVKCRKQQVYKYNLAVKCRIQQVYKYNLAVKCRKQQVYKYNLAVKCRIQQVYKYNLAVKCRKQQVYKYNLAVKCRIQQVYKYNLAVKCRKQQVYKYNLAVKCRKQQVYKYNLAVKCRIQQVYKYNLAVKCRIQQVYKYNLAVKCRIQQVYKYNLAVKCRIQQVYKYNLAVKCRKQQVYKYNLAVKCRKQQVYKYNLAVKCRIQQVYKYNLAVKCRIQQVYKYNLAVKCRIQQVYKYNLAVKCRKQQVYKYNLAVKCRIQQVYKYNRYTNTTGIQIQPCSEMPKTTGIQIQPCSEIPNTTGIQIQQVYKYNRYTNTTGIQIQPCSEMPKTTGIQIQPCSEMPKTTGIQIQPCSEMPNTTGIQIQPCSEMLSKKYKTKCN; encoded by the exons atgcgccgaatacaacag gtatacaaatacaaccttgcagtgaaatgccgaatacaacaggtatacaaatacaaccttgcagtgaaatgccgaatacaacaggtatacaaatacaaccttgcagtgaaatgccgaatacaacag gtatacaaatacaaccttgcagtgaaatgccgaatacaacaggtatacaaatacaaccttgcagtgaaatgccgaaAACAACAAGTATACAAATacaaccttgcagtgaaatgccgaatacaacaagtataCAAATacaaccttgcagtgaaatgccgaaAACAACAGGTATACAAATacaaccttgcagtgaaatgccgaatacaacaggtatacaaatacaaccttgcagtgaaatgccgaaAACAACAGGTATACAAATacaaccttgcagtgaaatgccgaatacaacaggtatacaaatacaaccttgcagtgaaatgccgaaAACAACAAGTATACAAATacaaccttgcagtgaaatgccgaatacaacaagtataCAAATacaaccttgcagtgaaatgccgaaAACAACAG gtatacaaatacaaccttgcagtgaaatgccgaaAACAACAA gtatacaaatacaaccttgcagtgaaatgccgaatacaacaggtatacaaatacaaccttgcagtgaaatgccgaatacaacaagtataCAAATacaaccttgcagtgaaatgccgaatacaacaagtataCAAATacaaccttgcagtgaaatgccgaatacaacaagtataCAAATacaaccttgcagtgaaatgccgaaAACAACAG gtatacaaatacaaccttgcagtgaaatgccgaaAACAACAAGTATACAAATacaaccttgcagtgaaatgccgaatacaacaggtatacaaatacaaccttgcagtgaaatgccgaatacaacaa gtatacaaatacaaccttgcagtgaaatgccgaatacaacaagtataCAAATacaaccttgcagtgaaatgccgaaAACAACAGGTATACAAATacaaccttgcagtgaaatgccgaatacaacaggtatacaaatacaacag gtatacaaatacaacaggtatacaaatacaaccttgcagtgaaatgccgaaAACAACAGGTATACAAATACAACCTTGCAGTGAAataccgaatacaacaggtatacaaatacaacaggtatacaaatacaacaggtatacaaatacaacaggtatacaaatacaaccttgcagtgaaatgccgaaAACAACAGGTATACAAATacaaccttgcagtgaaatgccgaaAACAACAGGTATACAAATacaaccttgcagtgaaatgccgaatacaacaggtatacaaatacaaccttgcagtgaaatgcttagtaaAAAGTACAAGACAAAATGTAACTGA
- the LOC127908184 gene encoding uncharacterized protein LOC127908184 isoform X20, which translates to MRRIQQVYKYNLAVKCRIQQVYKYNLAVKCRIQQVYKYNLAVKCRIQQVYKYNLAVKCRIQQVYKYNLAVKCRKQQVYKYNLAVKCRIQQVYKYNLAVKCRKQQVYKYNLAVKCRIQQVYKYNLAVKCRKQQVYKYNLAVKCRIQQVYKYNLAVKCRKQQVYKYNLAVKCRIQQVYKYNLAVKCRKQQVYKYNLAVKCRKQQVYKYNLAVKCRIQQVYKYNLAVKCRIQQVYKYNLAVKCRIQQVYKYNLAVKCRKQQVYKYNLAVKCRIQQVYKYNLAVKCRKQQVYKYNRYTNTTSIQIQQVYKYNRYTNTTGIQIQQVYKYNLAVKCRIQQVYKYNRYTNTTGIQIQPCSEMPNTTGIQIQQVYKYNLAVKCRKQQVYKYNLAVKYRIQQVYKYNRYTNTTGIQIQQVYKYNLAVKCRKQQVYKYNLAVKCRKQQVYKYNLAVKCRIQQVYKYNLAVKCLVKSTRQNVTDTFP; encoded by the exons atgcgccgaatacaacag gtatacaaatacaaccttgcagtgaaatgccgaatacaacaggtatacaaatacaaccttgcagtgaaatgccgaatacaacaggtatacaaatacaaccttgcagtgaaatgccgaatacaacag gtatacaaatacaaccttgcagtgaaatgccgaatacaacaggtatacaaatacaaccttgcagtgaaatgccgaaAACAACAAGTATACAAATacaaccttgcagtgaaatgccgaatacaacaagtataCAAATacaaccttgcagtgaaatgccgaaAACAACAGGTATACAAATacaaccttgcagtgaaatgccgaatacaacaggtatacaaatacaaccttgcagtgaaatgccgaaAACAACAGGTATACAAATacaaccttgcagtgaaatgccgaatacaacaggtatacaaatacaaccttgcagtgaaatgccgaaAACAACAAGTATACAAATacaaccttgcagtgaaatgccgaatacaacaagtataCAAATacaaccttgcagtgaaatgccgaaAACAACAG gtatacaaatacaaccttgcagtgaaatgccgaaAACAACAA gtatacaaatacaaccttgcagtgaaatgccgaatacaacaggtatacaaatacaaccttgcagtgaaatgccgaatacaacaagtataCAAATacaaccttgcagtgaaatgccgaatacaacaa gtatacaaatacaaccttgcagtgaaatgccgaaAACAACAA gtatacaaatacaaccttgcagtgaaatgccgaatacaacaagtataCAAATacaaccttgcagtgaaatgccgaaAACAACAG gtatacaaatacaacaggtatacaaaTACAACAAGTAtacaaatacaacaggtatacaaatacaacaggtatacaaatacaacaggtatacaaatacaacaggtatacaaatacaaccttgcagtgaaatgccgaatacaacag gtatacaaatacaacaggtatacaaatacaacaggtatacaaatacaaccttgcagtgaaatgccgaatacaacaggtatacaaatacaacaggtatacaaatacaaccttgcagtgaaatgccgaaAACAACAGGTATACAAATACAACCTTGCAGTGAAataccgaatacaacaggtatacaaatacaacaggtatacaaatacaacaggtatacaaatacaacaggtatacaaatacaaccttgcagtgaaatgccgaaAACAACAGGTATACAAATacaaccttgcagtgaaatgccgaaAACAACAGGTATACAAATacaaccttgcagtgaaatgccgaatacaacaggtatacaaatacaaccttgcagtgaaatgcttagtaaAAAGTACAAGACAAAATGTAACTGACACGTTTCCCTAG
- the LOC127908184 gene encoding uncharacterized protein LOC127908184 isoform X40: MRRIQQVYKYNLAVKCRIQQVYKYNLAVKCRIQQVYKYNLAVKCRIQQVYKYNLAVKCRIQQVYKYNLAVKCRKQQVYKYNLAVKCRIQQVYKYNLAVKCRKQQVYKYNLAVKCRKQQVYKYNRYTNTTSIQIQQVYKYNRYTNTTGIQIQQVYKYNLAVKCRIQQVYKYNRYTNTTGIQIQPCSEMPNTTGIQIQQVYKYNLAVKCRKQQVYKYNLAVKYRIQQVYKYNRYTNTTGIQIQQVYKYNLAVKCRKQQVYKYNLAVKCRKQQVYKYNLAVKCRIQQVYKYNLAVKCLVKSTRQNVTDTFP; encoded by the exons atgcgccgaatacaacag gtatacaaatacaaccttgcagtgaaatgccgaatacaacaggtatacaaatacaaccttgcagtgaaatgccgaatacaacaggtatacaaatacaaccttgcagtgaaatgccgaatacaacag gtatacaaatacaaccttgcagtgaaatgccgaatacaacaggtatacaaatacaaccttgcagtgaaatgccgaaAACAACAAGTATACAAATacaaccttgcagtgaaatgccgaatacaacaagtataCAAATacaaccttgcagtgaaatgccgaaAACAACAG gtatacaaatacaaccttgcagtgaaatgccgaaAACAACAG gtatacaaatacaacaggtatacaaaTACAACAAGTAtacaaatacaacaggtatacaaatacaacaggtatacaaatacaacaggtatacaaatacaacaggtatacaaatacaaccttgcagtgaaatgccgaatacaacag gtatacaaatacaacaggtatacaaatacaacaggtatacaaatacaaccttgcagtgaaatgccgaatacaacaggtatacaaatacaacaggtatacaaatacaaccttgcagtgaaatgccgaaAACAACAGGTATACAAATACAACCTTGCAGTGAAataccgaatacaacaggtatacaaatacaacaggtatacaaatacaacaggtatacaaatacaacaggtatacaaatacaaccttgcagtgaaatgccgaaAACAACAGGTATACAAATacaaccttgcagtgaaatgccgaaAACAACAGGTATACAAATacaaccttgcagtgaaatgccgaatacaacaggtatacaaatacaaccttgcagtgaaatgcttagtaaAAAGTACAAGACAAAATGTAACTGACACGTTTCCCTAG